The following DNA comes from Solea solea chromosome 6, fSolSol10.1, whole genome shotgun sequence.
ATCTTTAAAAAGTAGTAAAAGAGTTTGataataacagtttttttttggtattttccTTCATTGTAAGAAATTAAACATTAGTAGCAAGTCAGCATCTCTAGCTCCATCTTGTGGAGTCCTTTATTACAGTCTGGTCAGCTGGTGAACCAATGCAGTGCATCACAGGAACTGATGAGTGTGctcaagttttttttgtaatcgtCAGTGATGAAGAAAAGTTTGCAGTATATTAGAAGAGCAGATATATCCGTCCAATGGTTGCCTCTTTTCTGCAATAACAGCTTGACTGCCTTTGGCTATCAACAACAAATCAGTAGGTTGGCACCAGATTTCTGGCTTTTAAGCTGCACCATATGGCCACAGTTCTGCAGGGCCGTCTGCTTTCCATCGTCTACTAACATCTTCACTTGATTAATATCAATCATTTTCATGATTGATTGGTCTATAAAGGCAAACCTCAAAAGTGACATcttcaaatgatttttttgtttgtcacagTAAACCAGCATTTCAAATGTACACATTTGCTTAATCTCTgatttaatacaatacaaatagcTCCTTTAAGGCCTAAAAGTGCACTGATGTAGAGAGGATTGCATAAACACATGGACCTGCCAGTTGGTTTATTGTGCATCCTCCTTTATCCTCACAAAGAGAGACATATAAAAGAGCTAGGACGCATTAGTTATTAGTCTGCTTTTAATACAAAGTAGCCGGATGTCTTTGTAGGACAGCAAGAAGACACAGTTGTCCCCCCCCTCAGGGTGACCCATCCAAAGCCAGCCCATCAATCTCCACACCTGCTGCATCTTCAAATGTCACAAACTAAAGATTATTGTCATAGAGGATCAAAGAAacaagaacatattcacatttaagaggctgaaaatgagttttttattaaagataaaacactcaaactgatttatcaattatcaaTGTCGTAGGTAGTTTACGTAGTAGTAAAagtaaatgataataaaaattgACCTCTGCACTTCACATGATCTTGGTGTTGACTGAGTACGTCTGTCATTACAGCCCATTTTTGTCCCGAGCTCATCGATTGGGACCCAGTGATGATGAGATGTACCAGCGGACCTCGATGTCCATCATGCAGAAGGAGCCGGGCGGTGGCATCATGATCCACAGCTACAGTGCGAGAGGATTCAACATTGATGGCAATAAGGTGCTCGGACCCTGTGCCGTGCTGCCTCCTGCAATCCTGCAGTGGAACGTGAGAGAAATGTCCAAACTATCTTCATTAATTAAccatagttgttgttgttttttgcattctgtgttttttttatgttggttaATCTTCCTTTCTGCAGGTTGGCAGTCATGAAGACATCACAGAGGAAAGTGTCTCATTGTTCCACATGCTTGAACCAAGAATAGGTACGAAACAGATAATCGTACAGACGTGAGGTGAGAatgtatcatttaaaaacattgtcTGTCTTGACTTATTTTCCCTGTTGTTTGTGTAGAGATTCTTGTGCTGGGCACAGGTGAACGGTCTGAAAGAATTAAGCCCTCAGTCCTCGCGCTGCTCAAACGTAAACGCATCGCTGTTGAGGTTCAAGACACAGTAAGTAGATCAGTGTAGTTCATCCTGATTGTTTCACAAGCAAAACCTTTCACACAACCCTAACCCAcacctttgttttttaatatatcactgttgttgtgttgtcagcCAAAcgcttgtgcaaccttcaacTTCCTGATCAGTGAGAGGCGAGTGGTAGCCGCCGGTCTCATCCCTCCACCTGTCAGCACAGCACTGGAAACAACACAGCAATAACTCCCGTCATGTTCTGCAAGATGCTGTAGATACAAAGAGAGGTTTCTTCTGTCTGTACAAAGATCCCAAAGGAgcaaaaacaaagttattttaaagATTCAACTGTTGTCATTTGGTATATGGATTGTACACGTGGGTGTGCCTGTGTGAATCCTCCCGTGAATGCACACTGAAACAGTTCGCTGTTATATTCTTGTGAGGAACAATACTGAAATACCatgtattaaaaatataaaataaattatttacatgtaaacaaTGACTCGCAGTTCATGCAATTAATTTGTagcttaaataaaatattaaacaagACCATAATGTGACTGCACCTttacagtatgtgacatttatgagggtttattggcagaaactgaatatacttcCCAAAATTAAGTGTATAAATGCTTTATAATACTTTGGTTCCACAGCCTTAGAGTAAACCTGATCTATAAACCAACAATGAAGGGCATCAGTGAAGGCCACCGTGGTTCCCTGACGCACATGAGAGCAGTTGGGGTGAGTGcagtatatgtaaatatgcGTCAGTCCTCTCTGCCTGAGGTGTTGGTGGTGACTGCTCTGCATTTGAATAAGCctcttacgtgtgtgtgtgtgtgtgtgtgtgtgtcctgccaCCGTCATACTGCCCGCATGCTGCAAATGACATAATTCAGTGGCTTTGTCCTTCTCTCTCACATAAGCTCCTTAATGAGAGAATCCACAAATCCTCTAACATCTCTGTGGTTCATCTCTAATCATCTGCCCTGGCGTCACATGCCCAGTATTGGTCTGAACATTTAAATCCCTGTATTTGTATATGCAGTAACCTTCCTGATTATGCTGATTGAGGctcaaatgattaaaaaaataagtttCCAGGCAATCGAATGCCTTACCATACCATATTATGTGTGAGATAAATCAGGCTCAGATTTTGTACTACAGTtttctcccactgtccaaaaacatgctgaaTTGGTTAAATGGACATAAATTGCCCTAaggtatgaatgtgtgagtgaatggttgtggtccagggtgtacctcgcctttagccctatgtcagctgggatttacTCTGGCTTTAGTGGCCAATCCTAGCATGTGAAGGAGGATAAAgtagacaataaatgaatgagtgactgaatgaatgaatgaactccACTCAGACCAACTGTAGGGAACACACAGAACAATGTGCACAGGGCTTCACTCTGctgttgtaaataaaagtgtgtcatACAGACGTTCTTAACttaataaatgagaaaaaaaaacatttccaaactttaatgtcaacacattttttggttttgtagaatgtgacaaataaaaacacaccaaacaaattaaaaatgatgaacTTCGTTATCAGTCGTCATCAGAGGTGTATGACTGGTGCCTCTTTGATCCTCTGAGGAGTTCATCCCCTGTGATTCGCCGGTACAAGTCCATGATGTCTTCACATTCAGTCTCAAAGTGGCTTGTAGCGTCGTATGAGCAAGACACAAACACCTGGTGAAGTGAGGAGATCTGTTACCAACACTCGACCCACCACACTCCAGCCCATCCCaagctttttgtttattttttgttgtctaacaaagaaatcctcaCATTACCTGACTCCTTTTTCCATCGTTCTTGGGAACTAGCAGGTTGCTGACTGAAACAAATCTGGTTTCAAAGTGGCAACAGAGAAGAAGATTGATTTAATACAGTTTTTTTGTAACATGTCATTCAaccatagaaaataaataatcagtaAGACTGCGACTAACTTTTGCATGATAGGCTCCAGGAGATCCAGCCCAGGCTGCACCTCTTTCTCTGGGTCGCTGGTCTCTGCAGTCGTGCTCACTGTTGCGATGTACATCCCATCTGAGGCTACGTTATGAGCGTAGGACACTACAGATATGTAAATGTCTGCAGTGGAAAACAGGAATAGTTCATGCATCAGTTGGTGTGGTCATTGCAAAGATTAAAGtcttccaaaacaaaaaaaaaagcatattttccAACACAATAACCTGatttcctgttgagttgagtttGAGGGATGATAATTTGACAGGAGTGGGCCTCGTGGGTATTTTTGACTGGGTGATTTAATAAACAGATGACCCTGATGACTCGGCCCACTTTCCTAACGTGATGGGGAACATAGCTGGGATCACAGATGAGCTGTTTACACCTGTACAGCTgttaaagaagaagagaacagaaACACAATATCACTGAGCGCACAATTGTCCCTCTGGACGTCTCATCCAGAGCCTCCACTGCTTTCTTCTTGCATTTGCTTTACCTTCCCCTCTGACTTCACCGCTGTCACTTTGCCGTTGTCCATCACAATCTCGTCCACTGCTCTGTTCAGCAGGAAAGTTCCTCCGTATTCTGCACTCAGTCTGAAACACATACAGACGCAGGAGAAATTGGATTTCTTGTCTATGATCATGAAAACCTGACCTGTGACAGAGACAACTGTGTTTAAGAACATGccggtgaaggttctcagtcatccaggtcataatcttcttcagtagttcgctgtgggcgactggacttgcttcaGATGTCGACGGACAGCTGAGTCCTGTCCTGTGAAGTCCAACACCCACACAATAGTAGACTCTGCCTCTTTTGAAATTCCTGcttttgagttttttgtttatttaagataaataattgttcatttttaaattaaattaaattaaattaaattaaattaaattaaattaaattaaattaaattaaattaaattaaaaaggaaGCAGTAGTAAGGAGAGAGAAGCCATTTTGTGTCATGTTTCTTttctcaagttttttttttcttgttttctttttgcaggtAAGATTAGTTTTGAAAAGAGAacttttagttagttttatttgCCATTAATCCtctctaaataaaaactaataaaactgCTACACTTGTTAAAACAGACCCCTAGTTTCCCTAGACCAAGGACGCAACACAGGTGACCCCCTAATGCCCCCGGTAGGGGTGAACAATCTGCATTGTTCAACTTAACGACTCTGTAGACCGGTATCAGCCTCAAAGGTTAAATACCTGGTTCTTCCCACtagttagtcagaactgaagaagcttcTTGGATACGAGGTGAAACGTATTCAACTCAGTCGCCCACAGCGACCTACTGAAGACAACGTGTTTAAGAATGTTTACGTAGTTCCTTTGTTCTGTAAAGAATCCAAACAGATCTGTGATGAGTATAACCTGGCAAACCCCTGTGGTAGTTCTCCCAGTCCATACACAGGATAGAGATATGGGCTGGTTTTGTGTTGGGACAAAGAGTCTGAGTACAGTGTGATCCGTCTGATTGTGTCCACACACGGCTGGTCCAGGTAACTGTACAGGAAcaacaggtgtttttttgtttttttaacttcattaaTTCATCAGCAGCTGGTTTATGAACGTTCCTGTCACTGACCTGTCGCTGCCGTGGAGGGCTATGGCATGACCTATGACCTCCATGACGTCTAATCCCAGGTCAAAGCGGCAGAACAGGTCCCGCGTGGTGGTTTTGGTCGGTTCCACGTCGTGGTAGGTCCGAGGGTGCCTCTCATCAAAGTTGTGGGAGAAGAGCATCAGCTTCCTGAACCGTCTCTTGTCAAACATGCCCATCAGGTCTGAAACATTGTAGGGTTTTAGACAATATTTAaagatttttattgttgttatagaGATAGAGAGGCTTCATCAGCATTTTTGTTTCAAAGTTACACCGTTTTattgtaaatttaaaaatgatataaagaacagcaaaacaacaatcaCCTGAAGTATTGGTGTCTTCCTCAGTGGCAGGGACTTTGTGCACTTTCCCTGCTTTGTATACATAGCTGCCTTCAATGACTTTGAAGTCCAAATAGCAAGTAACCTCAGTGTGCATCAAGATTTTCACCAGCTGACCTAATGCAAACAGTTACGTTACACAAAGAGGACGCATTGCACAGGGCACACTTCACATGAATGATAATGAAATCTCACCATTAGCAAGAAAGAATTTGGGGACGAGGTCAACGTGCCACTCTTTGCCAAGGCCCATAGACTGACAAGGACCCGCAACCTTAAACTTCTTGTACAGCTGTAGATGTAGAAACACAGTGGATCAGCCATGTGGTACAGTTTCTGAAGCATGTGTTATATTGTGATCACACCTCTTCAAGGGGAGAAATGGATGCACTCTCTCCTCCATAGTAGGGATTTTTGTCAATGTGAAGAACCTTTTTCCCACTTAGAGACATTAAACCAGAGAGGACGCATTCCTAGGACATATGCACAGAGGTAGTGAGTTAATGCTTAAAATCACAGTCATATAAAGTGCAAGGCATCTACATATCAATGTTATTTAGTTGGTAAAAATCCCTTAAATCTACAGCCTGCAGGAGGATAAGCAGTGAAACAGTTTCTGCAGTCACTTCCAAAGATATTTAGGGCAGAAACTGAAAAGCTGCTCAATCAGCAAACAGTATTATTAAGCACGAGTGTAAATGTGTCAATTACCATTCAAGATTTACTCATCGCACTAAATATTAGACAGTTCTTGATGTGAGTCTAAcagtttcttttaaatgaatacaaacatGTTTCTTACCTTAAGTCCAGTTCCAAGCACAATAATGTCATATTCCTGCATCATAACACAACACTTGTGTCTCACTACTTTTCCTAAGTAgtgtaaagtgtgtgtctgtgtgcacagaTATGATATTGATAATCGCTTTGGGTTCTTATTTGCAGTAATCCTCTTAAGACTGGCatatccagagagagagagagagagactataaGAAGAGATGTTTTCCAATCACTGTAAATTGATGTAATGTATTTTGAAGCTCAGTTGTAAAATAACCACATGTGAAAGTACTCTGTGTAAAGTTAATTATTTAaagttttcctttaaattaaaaacagtgttaaattaaaatttacttgagaaaagaaaaaagaaagaagaaaatatgtttttaatcctTTATTTGTACAGGTTATCCCATTGAGACATTGAGAGACCTGTAAAGGACAACAGTACAACACAGGGAAAAAACGCAACGATAAAGGACCATAATAGTATGTATGGATAATGAATAATATTGCAATATAAACTtaaatataatgataatatatataGAATGTACAATTGGGACATGAGACGATGTGTATTTTAAACAATCTTGACCTGGAAAGTAATTACTGAACATAATTAGTTACTTCCGGACAAATTCATTGCAATATAAAAGTGCAATATTTGAGATAAAAGTCCAAATTATCATACACTTgggaaaaaaatcaccaaaaaacacaacataaaaggACAATCAGCTCTTACTGACGAAAAAAACACTCCATTACCCATAATAACCTCGGTTTTCAAATGGTACGCTTGTTATTCTCACCAGAGCATTTGAGCGACGCCTGTGTGACGTTCAATACAACTCGCAATGTTTGGAGCCGACACCGCCTGTCCGTTCGAATGTGGGATACGCCgtgtgaataaataaaccaTACTTCAAGCTAAATAACCGCTAGGGTGTCACTTTCTCGTCGCTGGCTTCAGTTCATGGTCTCTAACTTCACAGTTTTGACAGCGGAGCTGAAAACACCAGAGACATGTCTTCAGAACAATCAGTGAGTGTTTCATTTTAACCCCCTTTAGTTTTTCTGAAGGACAAACGCCTCCCGGAGCTTTTTGAATGATGCACGTTCCCGGTTAGCATCGTAACTTCCTACTGTGTTGTTTCTTACAGTTGTGAGCATTTCTACAGGCACAATAACTATAAACGCCGTTTTGTTGAGTCACTTACACTGAATGTGGCGCGATACAGTGTGttgttatacattatatacgtttaaatgtggaaaaataggTGAGAAGGTAAGATTAGCGAGGACAGAAGAGGTGTGTCAGCGGTTCACGCCTCATTCAAAGTCTGTCAAAAGTCACATAGGTGccagagggttgccaggtctgtgGGACAAAAACAAGTCAGTGGCCCAGTGgcaacagaacaacaacaataccaGAAGTGCATTTAAAGTCCAAAAGCATCACCAACATTGCCgaatgttttataataatgaGCACATAAATCATTCATGTTTTAGCATGTCAGCATTAAAAGAAGCAGATAAAGTTATTTAACTAATTTATTTAACCTAAAGTGGCTTTATATTCAGACACAatgcacaatgtgtgtgttttgtccctttttccTCATCCACCTGGTATTTTAGATATGTCCTGTTCacagtaaaacaataataatcccTGAACTagaattatttacaatttataaTGTTTACATGCTCTGGGATCCCTCACTGTCTTTGGTCCTTGTCCGTATGGAAAACAGGTTTAACTCAAAAATAACCTGGTACACATGATACTATCACTTACCCAAATGACTCTGTATGAAATTCTCTCAACAGATTTCAGAGTTTTGCTATTTAAAATCCGTTGtgagtaaaataatgtaatgtatttgtgatgtgtgtaattattaaatgcatcaccacacacactgaccaagGATTAAGGATTTATTTGTTCTGTTAGTGGCGTCAAATCTGAATGCCCTATTCTTAATAGTAAATAACAGATCCTTAGTTAATTGTTCAAGttattcatttttcattgttCATTACTGTGTTGTTTGCTGACATTTATcctcacttgtttttgtgtcacatttatcTCAGTTTTCAGGTAACGAGCCAAACcaacacaaacgtgtgactGTTAAATCTAATCCTGGATTCCTTGAGAGATTAAGTGATACAGCAGGAGGAACGGTTCTTGGTGTTGGACTCTTTTTCGTTTCAATTTATGTTCTCTTCACCAACGAGGTGAGAACTACGCTGAGCCTTAACTTGGCAATTTAATGGTTCACGTTCATGTCACACCAacagttctcttttttttgaccGTTTGTCTCCTCAGGGACGAGCGCTGCAAACAGCATATTCTCTGGATGAAGGTCTTTCTCAGGTTGTGCCATTGGGGCCTTACATTAGCCTTGAGCCGCAGAACAACAACCGTTTAGTTCACCTGTCTGCTCAGCTGCACACTGCACAGGTAAGTTGCTGTCAAAAGAATTGTTGAGATATCCATAGGAAGGAGATCGgagtcagctcagtgtccaaacaagggtttaatcttatacaagaggagcattcacaaagctACACACAGGCCagttacaaagtgaagactccctgtcttggaggaaacacatggtatttatctgtctcaatggGTCTGCTATCACCCTGCCATAAGGTGCAGACCCCCGCCTCTGTGGGTCTGTTATCACCTTGCCCTAAGTCGCTGACCCATCGTCTCtattcacaagtcacatcaaacagttcctaaaacaatacaaatggtcactggtcacaggtcacatcaaacggttgcattgaacatttgtcttcaaGTATTACATGAGGTACATAATTCCCATAACAGTTGCGCTTGACTTTGGGCACAGTTTTAATTCTCTGTGAAGTCAAATTACAcgaaaattattttaaaatgtgaataaccTGGATtgaattacatatttttttaaattatttgtcaACATTTGAACCTTGTGCAGTTTGATATCCTGGTTTTGCAGGGCACTTTAGACCACACAGTACCAAAACAACAATGTTGAGTGAATAAATTAGGACAAgatagaaaaaaatgtgttctgaCATTAACCAATAGTTTACTTCTTGGTTTATCTGGAAGTCATATTGGACCCTAGTTGGATCATTGGGGTTTATAGTGTGAATCCCAATAATCTGCCAATATATCAATTATATTCTCTTAATAAGATATTAAAATCTTTTAATTATTCATATCAGTCATGCTAGATTCTCTATTTTTCCATCCATGTAAAAACTGATCCTGAACTTTGACCAGGTTAGTGTGTGATCTGGTTATCATTGTCAGATATTTagacaattatttttttgatcatgtttgctttattttgttgttgttgttaaagttAAAAGTGACTCAGTCATTGAATAGTcatctgcttgtgtttgtttagcCCCTGTATGATCCCAACTACAGAGTGGTGGTGCAGGCTGTGAAGCTGAAGAGGCAGGTGGAGATGTATCAGTGGGTGGAGTACCAGGAGAGCAAGTGAGTGCTTTGTCTCTACTGTGTATGTCAACACCCAGGGTGGGGacatgtggaaaaatgttggCTGGAGTACAAAATACTTTTCTATGCAGTTCAGACTTTGGTATTTACAGCCTTGTTGAAGGACCACCTAGTCATCCGACGTCTAAAGCAGGGATACTAATAAACATATACTTAACATAGTAATAGTACATTTATTCCCATTATAATAGTAGTTGCTGTTGTAACAGTAACCAGAAAATACTGGGGAAAAACAGGATGTTTCAACACCAACACGTTttaatgacatactgtattatatacGACGTTTGTGTAACTGAagagggcaagatggaggcagacgatccgctgtggcgacctcTAAAGGGAGACGTTGCTCTAAACACATGAACGCAGGTTAAAGTGGAAAACCACCTTCTTCATGCAGCTTGCATTTAAACTGCAGGGAGATGCCAATGCAGTAACGGCACCTTGCTTAAATGTGGTACTAGAGCAGCCAAGTGGGATCTGCTTGATGTCCTGTTAGTATTATCACAACACCAGGTCTAAACATGGCCGTAGACTGAAGTGATTATTACCTCCTTGATTTCAGGGACTACCAAGAGAACGGTGAAACCAAAACTGAGACCACATACACCTAcagtgagtgttttattttttttatcttcagtgTAACCTCTTATTACCTGTGACCTTTGATGTGAAGGACTGTGATTCCTTGTTTTCAGACACTGAGTGGAAATTGGAGTTGGTCAACAGCCGTAACTTTGATAAGGAAATTGGTCACCAGAACCCAAGGTAAACCTGGTAGTTATGATTAGATTATTCTGTGGCATCTAAATCATTTTCTTAACAATAATTAACTTAAATTGACCTGTATTACAGTGCCATGGCAGTTGAGAGTGTGACGGTCGTGGCTCCTGAAGTCCAAGTGGGACCGTTCATTCTGTCTAAAGGTACAGTATGAGCAGTATTTGAATAatctgatgtaaacacagctgcggTTTGTCAAACTGTTGAGATTCACGACTGTTTCATCCTCAGGCCTCGTGGAGCAGATCAATAACTTCCAGACTCTGAGTTTGAAGGAATTTTCTACCTTAGTCTTGGACCATTTTCTCACCGTTGACGATGATTATTTCTATCACACCCAAAACCCTCGGAGGCCGGAGGTGAACTTTTTGCCTCATCCATTAACTGCCGGCGTCTTCTGTGTTATGTGTACTGACACACTCACTGAGTCTGTGTTACTTGTTTGCTCTTTTTCATTTACAAAGGTCGGGGATGTGCGTGTGAGATTCTCCTATGCTGGACTGAGCGGTGAGGAGTCTCGACTTGGCCCGGCTCAGACTGTGAGTGATACAGATTTGTCTCAGTCAGTGGATATTTTAGTGAAAGCATTTCCATGGATGTGTCCTAAAAAGCTCCCAATATTTGTGTCTGAAACCATTTTCTTATGAAGAAATCCTCTTTATCACCAATAATTCAAGTTGAcggtgattaaaaaaacaaacaatgcaaGGTTTAGTAGGAGTCTAATAAACGGTAAACAGTAATAGGCAGTGTTataaagtgacatttaaagtgCAGTGTAACAACGGTGATGATTGATCAAAGTGGCAGTGTGCAGTGGAGACAATTACGCGCTGTAAATTGCTTAGTGCTGGAAATTGCTCATTGACTAACACTGAATGAACCTGTTTTTCAGGTCAGTATTGTTGCCATGCAGAGAGGAGAACAACTGATGCCTTATAAGACAAAGTCCGGAGACACTCTGGAGATCCTGTACCTGGAGGAACTCTCTCCAGAGGTCACTCTTCACTTTGTTTATTCTCTGtggtgaaataatgaaataactTCTCAGATTCAGTCTCATTTTCCCCCTCAAGTCCTTTGCTGTGGTActtgatgctgctgtgttttggtACGTAGGATGTTTTTGCACGAGAACACCAGCACAACAGTATGAAGACATGGGGGCTCCGAGCTGCAGGATGGGCTCTCATGTTCCTCAGTATTCAGCTGACCATGCGCATCATCTACAcactgggtaaaaaaaaacaaaatgccatGCCATGGCATCCATGCATTTTCATTCTTCTCATCATCTCCCACTATgtgttgaatgtgtgttttgtccCCGCAGTGGACTGGGTTCCTATTCTCAGGGAGCTGGTGTCCGTGGGGCTGAAGATCTTCGCCTTGTGCATCTCCTGCTCCCTTTCGCTCCTCACCATCGCATCAGGTTGGCTGTTTTATCGACCGCTAGTGGCGGCGGCTCTGGGAGCAATAGCTCTGGTTCCGGTGCTTCTCGTCCGCTCAGGTCTTCCGGTCAAGAAGAACGAATGACTATTGAAGTGATGTTCACACTCATCATCCATcaaatgtgtgtcacagtgttacagcagcagcaaaaattGTACAGGGTTTTGTTTCCCGGGTTCTTGGCACTTCTCATCTCAACCAGAGTTCTGACGTTGTCCAGTCGGACAACGGGAAGTAGTGAGTAACATAAAATGTTCTCAGTGTGATTgttttttctgtaaataaaacCAAAGATATGTTgctttccccccaaaaaacggACTGTCAGTTTAATAGGTACActtaaatcaatcaaacaaatgtAGGTCTTATCAAAGAGGAATAAGCCCAATTGAAAACAAGCTACTCAGTTGTGGTATTTAATGTCCACCTGGTGTTCTTCAGTGTGGGGATCCAGAAGATCTTTGGAGGGTTGAAAAGCCTTAAATATTTCATGGCTGTTGTTGAATCATATCTATTAATCAGCCATCAAATCCTTCATCAAACATCTTCATTACCTTCATTAAGGTTAgtgttaaaaatacatttcatggAGGTAGAATTGGTTTCAGAGCTGTTGGTGGTCCATGTGGGGATTGTTCTGCAGTTGATAAACCAATGACTTAAGTTCAATGttgtgaattattttcatttggaaaaTGTATGAACGTCACTGTATCAAACCAAACAGACCGATCTGAGTCTGTCAAAGTGGGGATTTGTTGATCTTTATGTTGCtctatatatttttatacagtGGATGTTAAATAAAGTGCTCCAAGTCTGAGATGATAAACCAATGACTTAAGTTCAATGTTGTGAACTTAAGTCCTCATCAAAAACTGTTTACCAGCTATCTCCACACTCATCACAGAAATCATCAACTCCTCTCTCAGCTCTGGCTCAATCCCCCTTTTACTCAAACTGGCTGCTGTCACCCCAATCCTCAAAAAACCTGGACTCAACCCCGACATAATGTCAAACTTTGGGCCCATTTCCAATCTCCCCTTTCTGTCTAAGATACTGGAACGCATCGTCGCCAAACAACTCAAAACCCACCTCTGCTCAAATGATCTGTTCAAACCATTCCAATCCGGCTTCCGTTCACAACCCAGCACTGAAACAGCCCTCCTCTCCGCAGACTCTGGTCAACTCAGCATCTTCCTGGACCTCACTGTTGGTCAACAGCCATAACTTTGATAAGGAAATTGGTCACCAGAACCCAAGGTCCATGTGGGGATTGTTCTGCAGTTGAAAAACCAATGACTTAACTTCAATGTTGGAttgtgaattattttcatttggaaaaTGTTTGAACACCACTGTATCAAACCAAACGGACCGATCTGAGTCTGTCAAAGTGGGGATTTGTTGATCTTTATGTTGCTctatatatgtttatacagtGGATGTTAAATAAAGTGCTTCTTCCTGTGCAGTATGGAAGAGTG
Coding sequences within:
- the ndufaf3 gene encoding NADH dehydrogenase [ubiquinone] 1 alpha subcomplex assembly factor 3; this translates as MSASVCNRILQRTTQSFLFSSRAAPAFSSPFLSRAHRLGPSDDEMYQRTSMSIMQKEPGGGIMIHSYSARGFNIDGNKVLGPCAVLPPAILQWNVGSHEDITEESVSLFHMLEPRIEILVLGTGERSERIKPSVLALLKRKRIAVEVQDTPNACATFNFLISERRVVAAGLIPPPVSTALETTQQ
- the zgc:112334 gene encoding rab GDP dissociation inhibitor beta, whose translation is MMQEYDIIVLGTGLKECVLSGLMSLSGKKVLHIDKNPYYGGESASISPLEELYKKFKVAGPCQSMGLGKEWHVDLVPKFFLANGQLVKILMHTEVTCYLDFKVIEGSYVYKAGKVHKVPATEEDTNTSDLMGMFDKRRFRKLMLFSHNFDERHPRTYHDVEPTKTTTRDLFCRFDLGLDVMEVIGHAIALHGSDSYLDQPCVDTIRRITLYSDSLSQHKTSPYLYPVYGLGELPQGFARLSAEYGGTFLLNRAVDEIVMDNGKVTAVKSEGKLYRCKQLICDPSYVPHHVRKVGRVIRVICLLNHPVKNTHEAHSCQIIIPQTQLNRKSDIYISVVSYAHNVASDGMYIATVSTTAETSDPEKEVQPGLDLLEPIMQKFVSVSNLLVPKNDGKRSQVFVSCSYDATSHFETECEDIMDLYRRITGDELLRGSKRHQSYTSDDD
- the LOC131460433 gene encoding transmembrane protein 43 — protein: MSSEQSFSGNEPNQHKRVTVKSNPGFLERLSDTAGGTVLGVGLFFVSIYVLFTNEGRALQTAYSLDEGLSQVVPLGPYISLEPQNNNRLVHLSAQLHTAQPLYDPNYRVVVQAVKLKRQVEMYQWVEYQESKDYQENGETKTETTYTYNTEWKLELVNSRNFDKEIGHQNPSAMAVESVTVVAPEVQVGPFILSKGLVEQINNFQTLSLKEFSTLVLDHFLTVDDDYFYHTQNPRRPEVGDVRVRFSYAGLSGEESRLGPAQTVSIVAMQRGEQLMPYKTKSGDTLEILYLEELSPEDVFAREHQHNSMKTWGLRAAGWALMFLSIQLTMRIIYTLVDWVPILRELVSVGLKIFALCISCSLSLLTIASGWLFYRPLVAAALGAIALVPVLLVRSGLPVKKNE